A genome region from Diorhabda carinulata isolate Delta chromosome 2, icDioCari1.1, whole genome shotgun sequence includes the following:
- the LOC130890921 gene encoding uncharacterized protein LOC130890921 isoform X1, with product MVLETFHEFCKNLYHCAEKLENELKGNIDDSNEMITNKETIDVKLPLQKVKVYHYSEIIKLIKHIETDLKKILYHEECVIKLEKTKKLSGEELQHYCSTGDVDEQNSINDKSFVRRQRRRAASEVSLYTLSTWEAYLQKKSEEENNFKSESASGLVEIPKRNKPMSKRKKKKFVSSTFNDILEIDSLNKSGISDTCTSIIEDDEYLDDEEMNKKLNKNYSCSENNLFGKTRDVREENLRSYVSEAHLESTKPKIVDIVVSNLNLKMVKNEQKYLRIKNGLF from the coding sequence atggttttagaaacgttccATGAATTCTGCAAAAATCTATATCATTGTGCTgagaaattagaaaatgaacTTAAAGGGAACATCGACGATTCCAATGAAATGAtaacaaataaagaaacaatAGATGTTAAGTTACCTCTTCaaaaagtaaaggtttaccACTACagcgaaataataaaattaattaaacatatAGAAActgatttaaagaaaatattatatcacGAGGAATGCGTGATTAAACTGGAAAAGACGAAAAAGTTATCTGGAGAGGAGTTACAACACTATTGTTCTACTGGAGATGTCGATGAACAAAACTCCATCAATGATAAGTCTTTTGTTAGGCGGCAAAGGAGAAGAGCAGCTTCTGAGGTGTCTCTTTATACTTTAAGTACGTGGGAGgcgtatttacaaaaaaaatcagaagaggaaaacaatttcaaatcGGAATCTGCGTCTGGATTAGTGGAGATTCCAAAAAGAAATAAACCGATgtctaaaagaaaaaagaaaaaattcgtATCTTCTACATTTAACGATATCTTAGAAATCGATAGTCTTAATAAAAGTGGTATTAGTGATACATGTACATCAATTATAGAAGATGATGAATATTTAGATGACGAAgagatgaataaaaaattgaacaaaaattacaGTTGCAgcgaaaataatttatttgggaAAACTAGAGACGTGAGAGAGGAAAATTTAAGATCATATGTTAGTGAAGCTCATCTAGAAAGTACTAAACCGAAAATAGTTGACATTGTGGTGAGTAATCTGAATTTGAAAATGgtcaaaaatgaacaaaaatatttaaggataaaaaacggtttattttga
- the LOC130890921 gene encoding uncharacterized protein LOC130890921 isoform X2 has translation MVLETFHEFCKNLYHCAEKLENELKGNIDDSNEMITNKETIDVKLPLQKVKVYHYSEIIKLIKHIETDLKKILYHEECVIKLEKTKKLSGEELQHYCSTGDVDEQNSINDKSFVRRQRRRAASEVSLYTLSTWEAYLQKKSEEENNFKSESASGLVEIPKRNKPMSKRKKKKFVSSTFNDILEIDSLNKSGISDTCTSIIEDDEYLDDEEMNKKLNKNYSCSENNLFGKTRDVREENLRSYVSEAHLESTKPKIVDIVYKKKPNVFDWNNVRNTFYPDSG, from the exons atggttttagaaacgttccATGAATTCTGCAAAAATCTATATCATTGTGCTgagaaattagaaaatgaacTTAAAGGGAACATCGACGATTCCAATGAAATGAtaacaaataaagaaacaatAGATGTTAAGTTACCTCTTCaaaaagtaaaggtttaccACTACagcgaaataataaaattaattaaacatatAGAAActgatttaaagaaaatattatatcacGAGGAATGCGTGATTAAACTGGAAAAGACGAAAAAGTTATCTGGAGAGGAGTTACAACACTATTGTTCTACTGGAGATGTCGATGAACAAAACTCCATCAATGATAAGTCTTTTGTTAGGCGGCAAAGGAGAAGAGCAGCTTCTGAGGTGTCTCTTTATACTTTAAGTACGTGGGAGgcgtatttacaaaaaaaatcagaagaggaaaacaatttcaaatcGGAATCTGCGTCTGGATTAGTGGAGATTCCAAAAAGAAATAAACCGATgtctaaaagaaaaaagaaaaaattcgtATCTTCTACATTTAACGATATCTTAGAAATCGATAGTCTTAATAAAAGTGGTATTAGTGATACATGTACATCAATTATAGAAGATGATGAATATTTAGATGACGAAgagatgaataaaaaattgaacaaaaattacaGTTGCAgcgaaaataatttatttgggaAAACTAGAGACGTGAGAGAGGAAAATTTAAGATCATATGTTAGTGAAGCTCATCTAGAAAGTACTAAACCGAAAATAGTTGACATTGTG tataaaaagaAGCCCAACGTATTTGATTGGAATAATGTTCGCAATACTTTTTATCCCGATTCGGGTTGA